One Cognatishimia sp. WU-CL00825 genomic window carries:
- a CDS encoding DUF599 domain-containing protein encodes MEWIDRLLLFSNLDYAAVSLLFVGWLVIGWIIENPPKNRQSTSRLMVFYREEWMRQFIVRDPRIYDAQILTNLRQGTAFFISASMIAVGGGLALIGNAERLTGVASELTLVSAPPIVWEIKLIVMLFFVANAFLKFVWSHRVFGYVAIVMSAVPVDPKDPLCDLRTRQASALHITGAKSYNRGLRGVYFGLTATAWLAGATALILACLLTLFIIWRREFASHSRAALLQTTLDGVQVK; translated from the coding sequence ATGGAATGGATTGATCGCCTTTTACTATTTTCCAATTTGGATTACGCAGCCGTAAGCCTGTTGTTCGTTGGGTGGCTCGTGATTGGCTGGATCATTGAAAATCCACCCAAAAATCGACAATCCACCTCTCGTTTAATGGTGTTCTATCGCGAAGAATGGATGCGCCAATTCATTGTACGTGATCCTCGCATTTATGATGCGCAAATCCTGACCAATCTGCGGCAGGGCACCGCGTTTTTCATTTCTGCAAGTATGATTGCGGTGGGCGGCGGCCTTGCGTTGATCGGCAATGCAGAACGATTGACAGGCGTTGCGTCCGAGTTGACGCTCGTGAGCGCGCCACCGATTGTTTGGGAAATCAAGCTGATCGTCATGCTTTTCTTTGTGGCAAATGCATTTCTGAAATTTGTCTGGTCGCATCGTGTATTTGGCTATGTCGCCATTGTTATGAGTGCTGTTCCTGTAGACCCAAAAGATCCGTTGTGCGACCTGCGCACGCGGCAGGCCAGTGCCTTGCATATCACTGGTGCAAAAAGCTACAACAGAGGCCTTAGAGGGGTTTATTTTGGTTTGACAGCAACCGCTTGGCTGGCTGGGGCAACGGCGTTAATTCTAGCTTGTCTCTTAACTTTGTTCATCATTTGGCGCCGTGAGTTTGCCAGCCATTCCCGCGCCGCGTTGCTTCAGACTACACTCGACGGGGTACAGGTGAAATGA
- a CDS encoding mechanosensitive ion channel domain-containing protein, with amino-acid sequence MAEHATTLEESEITEVAAQLAAKPVEQDTQEIALSLWDQGVAFLEGLLRPWNAYQVLIVVALLVVSFGLSRFVGPRLRTWMRGREGWPKWRYRYMLLLQRRMALIFFVALIWLTVAVMREITWPSRSYLLGIIGNLAGAWLIIALVTRLVHNAFLRSLLRYGAWAWVTLALIGVGEEARQLLDSAAITMGTLRLSLWTVLQAVVMLGLTFAVARFVSGTTSDRIKHNEDISPSMQVLVIKCLQVVLYGAAFFIGMRIVGVDLTGLAVLSGAIGVGLGFGLQKVVSNLVSGVIILLDKSIKPGDVISLGETFGWINSLGARYVSVVTRDGKEYLIPNEDLITGQVVNWSHSNDFVRLDIFFGTAYGDDPHKVRKVAIEAAQSVERVLSNPKAPVCHVVGFGDSSVDYILRFWISDPTGGLTNIRGNVYLALWDAFDAHGINFPFPQREIRVLDDGKPLGQQSGV; translated from the coding sequence ATGGCAGAACACGCTACAACACTCGAAGAAAGTGAAATCACTGAGGTTGCCGCACAGCTGGCAGCTAAGCCAGTAGAGCAAGACACCCAAGAAATCGCGTTAAGCCTTTGGGACCAGGGCGTTGCGTTCCTAGAGGGCTTGTTGCGCCCTTGGAATGCGTATCAGGTTCTAATAGTCGTTGCCTTGCTGGTTGTGTCGTTCGGATTGTCGCGTTTTGTAGGCCCACGATTGCGCACTTGGATGCGGGGCCGCGAAGGGTGGCCTAAGTGGCGCTACCGCTACATGTTGCTGTTACAGCGACGTATGGCGCTGATCTTCTTTGTTGCTCTGATTTGGTTGACGGTTGCGGTTATGCGCGAAATCACGTGGCCAAGTCGCTCTTATCTGTTGGGCATTATTGGTAACCTTGCGGGGGCTTGGCTGATCATCGCGCTTGTCACGCGTCTTGTGCATAACGCGTTTTTGCGCAGCCTTTTGCGGTACGGGGCTTGGGCGTGGGTCACGCTTGCGCTGATCGGCGTTGGCGAAGAAGCGCGGCAACTCTTGGATTCCGCGGCCATTACCATGGGAACCCTGCGACTTTCATTATGGACGGTTTTGCAGGCCGTCGTCATGCTGGGTTTGACCTTTGCGGTAGCTCGCTTTGTGTCCGGCACAACTTCTGACCGTATAAAGCACAACGAAGACATCAGCCCCTCGATGCAGGTTTTGGTGATCAAGTGTTTGCAGGTGGTGCTTTATGGCGCTGCGTTTTTCATCGGCATGCGGATCGTGGGTGTCGATTTAACGGGCTTGGCAGTGCTGTCGGGCGCCATCGGGGTGGGTCTTGGATTTGGTTTGCAAAAGGTTGTTTCAAACCTGGTGTCGGGTGTGATTATCCTGTTGGATAAGTCGATCAAACCCGGGGATGTAATTTCTTTGGGGGAGACCTTTGGTTGGATCAATTCGCTGGGCGCGCGGTATGTCAGCGTTGTGACCCGCGATGGGAAAGAATATCTGATCCCCAATGAAGACCTGATCACAGGCCAGGTGGTGAATTGGTCGCATTCTAATGATTTTGTGCGGCTCGATATATTCTTTGGCACCGCCTATGGGGATGATCCGCATAAAGTACGCAAAGTTGCTATCGAGGCCGCGCAATCCGTAGAGCGGGTGTTGTCCAATCCGAAAGCTCCGGTGTGTCACGTTGTCGGATTTGGGGACAGTTCGGTCGATTATATTTTGCGGTTCTGGATCTCTGATCCAACCGGCGGGCTAACCAATATCCGCGGCAATGTCTATTTGGCGCTTTGGGATGCTTTTGATGCTCATGGCATTAATTTCCCATTCCCACAGCGCGAAATTCGAGTGCTTGATGATGGTAAGCCGCTTGGGCAACAAAGTGGGGTTTGA
- the rlmH gene encoding 23S rRNA (pseudouridine(1915)-N(3))-methyltransferase RlmH, with amino-acid sequence MRIQIVAVGRLRSGPERDLIDDYLARFDKSGRSLGLGPAKVIEVEDRKGGGMGAEAGLLRAALPKGALICTMDERGKLLSSPQFAQVLGQKRDLGTADLAFVIGGADGIDPSLRAEADMSLSFGQMVWPHMLVRVMLSEQLYRAASILSGAPYHRA; translated from the coding sequence TTGCGAATTCAAATTGTGGCCGTCGGTCGCCTAAGGTCGGGTCCCGAGCGTGACCTGATTGACGACTATTTGGCGCGATTTGATAAGTCTGGGCGCTCGCTTGGCCTGGGTCCTGCAAAGGTGATCGAAGTTGAAGACCGCAAAGGCGGCGGCATGGGGGCAGAGGCAGGCCTTTTGCGTGCTGCTTTGCCTAAAGGTGCCCTCATTTGCACGATGGACGAGCGTGGCAAGCTATTGTCCTCTCCCCAATTTGCCCAAGTTCTAGGCCAAAAGCGTGACCTGGGAACAGCGGATTTGGCTTTTGTTATAGGTGGCGCGGACGGTATTGATCCGTCGTTGCGCGCAGAGGCAGATATGTCGCTTAGTTTTGGTCAAATGGTTTGGCCACATATGCTGGTGCGTGTTATGCTTAGCGAGCAATTGTATCGCGCGGCCTCTATTCTTTCTGGTGCGCCATACCATCGTGCATAG
- a CDS encoding FAD-binding protein, with protein MNPQSEQDICDAISAATSAMLVQGGGTKAVEIDNTSVLQTNGISGVSLYEPGSLTLVAAAGTPLNEIERLLDTEGQRLAFEPSDFRGLLGTKGLPTLGGTVASNASGPRRVAVGACRDHMLGVRFVDGRGRVLSNGGRVMKNVTGYDLVKLLSGSWGTLGVLTEISLKVLPKPEAVGVLLFNGLSDAQAIQAMSRALGSPYEVTGAAHTPAGVDNHPVTMLRVEGFEDSVSYRLSALKSHLKIAADSIFERSSERTSAGWKWVRDVKLFHDQPGHVWSVSVRPSDAADLVERVQPNKVLYDWGGGRIWLLTSVDQDVRKSMAGLEGHATLWRGQGFQKFHPQAAPIAALTRGLREKFDPRNILNPGLMD; from the coding sequence ATGAACCCGCAAAGCGAACAAGATATTTGCGACGCAATTTCCGCAGCCACATCTGCCATGTTGGTTCAGGGCGGCGGGACCAAGGCGGTAGAAATTGACAATACGTCGGTGCTCCAAACCAATGGCATTTCCGGGGTTTCGCTTTATGAACCGGGGTCACTCACTTTGGTTGCTGCCGCCGGCACGCCCCTGAATGAAATTGAAAGACTGTTGGACACTGAAGGTCAGAGATTGGCCTTTGAGCCAAGCGACTTTCGGGGCTTGCTTGGTACCAAGGGCCTACCAACTTTGGGCGGGACCGTTGCAAGCAACGCAAGTGGGCCACGCCGTGTCGCGGTTGGGGCCTGCCGCGATCATATGCTTGGTGTGCGGTTCGTCGATGGCAGGGGCCGTGTTCTGTCCAACGGTGGCCGCGTAATGAAAAATGTGACCGGCTATGACCTGGTCAAGCTGCTATCCGGCAGTTGGGGCACATTGGGGGTTTTGACTGAAATTAGCCTTAAGGTATTGCCCAAGCCCGAAGCCGTTGGCGTTTTGCTGTTTAACGGGCTTTCGGACGCGCAGGCTATACAGGCGATGTCACGGGCGCTTGGCTCGCCCTACGAAGTGACGGGGGCCGCTCATACGCCTGCTGGCGTCGATAACCACCCTGTAACCATGTTACGGGTGGAAGGCTTTGAAGACTCGGTCTCTTACAGACTTAGCGCTTTGAAATCCCATCTAAAGATTGCCGCAGATTCAATTTTCGAAAGATCATCTGAAAGAACGTCTGCGGGTTGGAAATGGGTTCGTGATGTTAAACTGTTTCACGATCAGCCCGGGCATGTTTGGTCCGTTTCAGTTCGGCCATCAGACGCGGCGGATCTTGTTGAACGCGTGCAACCCAACAAGGTCTTGTATGATTGGGGCGGCGGGCGCATTTGGCTTTTGACCTCTGTTGACCAAGATGTTCGAAAATCAATGGCAGGTCTCGAAGGCCATGCCACTTTGTGGCGCGGTCAGGGATTTCAGAAGTTTCACCCACAGGCCGCCCCAATTGCCGCATTGACGCGTGGGCTGCGGGAAAAATTCGATCCACGTAACATCTTAAATCCGGGATTGATGGACTAA
- the rsfS gene encoding ribosome silencing factor — protein sequence MSDAPKVGGNGQELLELILDSLEKDKAEDVVQVDLRGRSSIGDFMVICSGRSSRQVAAMSEKLVERVKHDAGRLCKVEGKDTGDWVLIDTGDVIVHIFRPEVREFYQLEKMWQQGGSA from the coding sequence ATGTCCGATGCGCCAAAAGTTGGTGGAAACGGTCAAGAGCTTTTAGAGCTCATTTTAGACTCCCTTGAAAAAGACAAAGCTGAAGATGTTGTGCAGGTTGATCTGCGCGGGCGGTCTTCGATTGGCGATTTCATGGTGATTTGTTCCGGCCGGTCATCTCGGCAGGTCGCTGCGATGTCTGAAAAACTTGTCGAGCGCGTCAAGCATGACGCCGGGCGCTTGTGCAAAGTTGAAGGCAAAGACACTGGCGATTGGGTGTTGATCGACACTGGTGATGTGATTGTGCACATTTTCCGGCCCGAAGTGCGCGAGTTCTATCAGCTTGAAAAAATGTGGCAACAGGGCGGCAGCGCCTAG
- a CDS encoding FAD-linked oxidase C-terminal domain-containing protein, giving the protein MEMPRPNQAVLSNKTQIISLLRRILPPHCVIDAPEETRAYECDALTAYRCQPLAVVLPQTTEQVAAVLRLCNEQGVPVVPRGAGTSLAGGAMPTSDAIILGVARMNDVLEIDYDDRIIRVQTGRTNLSVTGAVEENGFFYAPDPSSQLACAIAGNIAMNSGGAHCLKYGVTTNNLLGVKMVTMTGEIIDIGGAHMDAAGLDLLGLICGSEGQLGVVTEATLRILPKPEGARPILIGFDDNQTAGTCVSDIIKAGILPVAIEFMDRPCIRATEAFSGAGYPDCEALLIVEVEGSDDEIDMQLKLISEIAQQHNPVELRQSASEAESAKIWLGRKSAFGAMGQINDYMCLDGTIPVSQLPFVLKRISELSVEFGLDVGNVFHAGDGNMHPLILFDANKDGDLEKCEAFGAEILKLCVAVGGCLTGEHGVGVEKRELMSHQYSPDDLDIQMAVKDVFDKNWLLNAAKVFPLAASESRRALEQGANL; this is encoded by the coding sequence ATGGAGATGCCAAGACCCAACCAGGCGGTTTTGTCCAACAAGACGCAAATCATAAGTCTGTTGCGCCGAATCCTTCCGCCACACTGCGTGATTGATGCCCCCGAAGAAACACGCGCTTATGAATGCGACGCCCTGACGGCTTATCGGTGCCAACCTTTGGCTGTGGTTCTGCCGCAGACGACAGAACAGGTCGCAGCTGTGCTCAGGCTTTGTAATGAACAGGGTGTGCCAGTGGTCCCAAGAGGTGCCGGAACAAGCCTTGCGGGTGGCGCAATGCCGACTTCTGATGCGATTATTCTAGGCGTAGCGCGGATGAACGACGTCCTAGAGATTGATTATGACGACCGCATTATTCGGGTGCAGACAGGGCGCACAAATCTGAGCGTGACTGGCGCAGTAGAGGAAAACGGGTTTTTCTATGCACCAGATCCGTCCTCTCAGTTGGCATGTGCCATTGCAGGCAATATTGCCATGAATTCGGGCGGGGCCCATTGTCTGAAATACGGCGTGACAACCAACAACCTGCTAGGTGTCAAGATGGTGACCATGACGGGAGAGATCATAGATATTGGTGGTGCCCATATGGACGCCGCAGGATTGGATCTGTTGGGCTTGATTTGCGGGTCCGAAGGGCAATTGGGGGTTGTTACCGAGGCCACCCTTCGCATTTTGCCAAAGCCAGAAGGCGCACGCCCCATCTTGATTGGTTTTGACGATAATCAAACCGCTGGGACTTGCGTCAGTGACATAATTAAAGCTGGTATTTTACCCGTTGCCATCGAATTCATGGACCGGCCGTGTATTCGAGCAACCGAGGCCTTTTCGGGTGCCGGTTATCCTGATTGCGAAGCTTTGCTGATCGTCGAGGTTGAGGGCAGTGACGACGAAATCGACATGCAGCTGAAGCTGATTTCCGAGATTGCACAACAGCACAATCCGGTAGAGCTACGCCAAAGCGCCTCTGAGGCAGAAAGTGCGAAGATTTGGCTTGGCCGGAAGTCTGCTTTTGGCGCAATGGGCCAGATCAACGATTACATGTGCCTTGATGGAACCATTCCAGTCAGCCAACTGCCGTTCGTTCTAAAACGTATTTCAGAATTAAGTGTCGAGTTTGGTCTGGATGTCGGGAATGTATTTCACGCGGGCGACGGGAATATGCATCCGCTCATTTTGTTTGATGCCAACAAAGACGGAGATCTTGAGAAATGCGAAGCTTTTGGGGCTGAAATCCTAAAATTGTGCGTCGCTGTTGGTGGTTGCCTGACCGGCGAACACGGTGTCGGAGTGGAAAAGCGAGAGTTGATGTCCCATCAATATTCACCGGATGATCTGGATATTCAAATGGCGGTCAAAGACGTTTTTGACAAAAATTGGCTGTTAAATGCGGCAAAGGTCTTTCCGCTTGCTGCAAGTGAAAGTCGACGGGCTTTGGAGCAAGGCGCAAATCTATGA